In Chiloscyllium punctatum isolate Juve2018m chromosome 38, sChiPun1.3, whole genome shotgun sequence, a single genomic region encodes these proteins:
- the egr2b gene encoding early growth response protein 2b, which translates to MTAKAVEKIPLSLGGLFHQIPDNMYSVDELSSLPASVTIFPNQELAPYEQMPSDMINVDMSGDKRALDLPYPNNYHPASGPRGQSFTYMGKFSIDSQCTGANWSPEGIINIVSAGIFGVPSSTSSSAASSSSSSSSSSSSASPNPLSSTLSCTMAQNPSEMEHMYSPPPPYSCGEIYQEPAPFFSTSSCYPPPPPPPPPSYPSSKPVVENPLFPILPEYSSIFQPQHSHRDLNPGVERKSFSCPGDSVRMAPALTPLSTIRNFTLGNPVAEGARLPSAYGGQNLPLRPIRLRKYPNRPSKTPVHERPYPCPAEGCDRRFSRSDELTRHIRIHTGHKPFQCRICMRNFSRSDHLTTHIRTHTGEKPFSCDFCGRKFARSDERKRHTKIHLRQKEKRLAADKAPGPAIVSTVCSGGSPLAVCPPRTV; encoded by the exons ATGACAGCGAAAGCGGTGGAAAAAATCCCGCTGTCACTGGGCGGCCTCTTCCATCAGATACCCGACAACATGTACTCGGTGGATGAGCTCAGTTCGCTGCCCGCGTCCGTCACCATCTTCCCCAACCAGGAGCTGGCCCCGTACGAGCAGATGCCCTCAG ACATGATTAATGTGGACATGAGCGGCGACAAGAGAGCGCTGGACCTACCCTACCCCAACAACTACCACCCAGCCTCTGGCCCCAGAGGACAGTCTTTCACCTACATGGGCAAGTTCTCCATTGACTCTCAATGTACCGGAGCCAACTGGAGTCCAGAGGGCATCATCAACATCGTGAGTGCTGGGATTTTCGGAGTCCCTTCGTCTACCTCCTCCTCCGCcgcctcttcctcctcctcttcatcctcctcctcttcctctgcCTCCCCGAACCCTCTCTCCAGCACCCTCAGTTGCACGATGGCGCAGAATCCGAGCGAGATGGAGCACATGTACTCGCCTCCCCCTCCTTACAGCtgcggggagatttaccaggagccGGCGCCCTTCTTCAGTACCTCCAGCTGCtacccccctcctcctccaccaccacctccgaGTTACCCGTCCTCCAAGCCGGTGGTGGAGAACCCCCTGTTCCCCATCCTGCCGGAGTACAGTAGCATCTTCCAGCCTCAGCATTCGCACAGGGACCTGAATCCAGGAGTGGAGCGGAAATCTTTCTCCTGCCCCGGGGACAGCGTCAGGATGGCTCCAGCTCTGACTCCCCTGTCCACTATCAGGAACTTCACCCTGGGCAACCCGGTGGCCGAAGGGGCCAGGCTGCCGAGCGCCTACGGCGGACAGAACCTGCCCCTGCGACCCATCCGGCTCCGCAAGTACCCGAACCGACCGAGCAAGACCCCGGTGCACGAGAGACCATACCCGTGCCCAGCCGAGGGCTGCGACCGCCGCTTCTCCCGCTCGGACGAGCTGACCCGCCACATCCGCATCCACACCGGCCACAAGCCGTTCCAGTGCCGCATCTGCATGCGGAACTTCAGCCGGAGCGACCACCTGACCACCCACATCCGCACCCACACCGGCGAGAAACCCTTCTCCTGCGATTTCTGCGGCCGGAAATTCGCCCGCAGCGACGAGCGCAAGAGGCACACCAAGATCCACCTGCGGCAGAAGGAGAAGAGACTGGCGGCGGACAAGGCGCCAGGACCCGCAATTGTATCCACGGTCTGCTCCGGGGGCAGCCCGCTCGCCGTCTGTCCGCCCAGGACAGTGTGA